In one Pseudomonas sp. R84 genomic region, the following are encoded:
- the ybgF gene encoding tol-pal system protein YbgF yields MRTCRRAVTVLALSLAPLAAWAAVPVVDDNSGYNNSGSSYPPAGYGTNGAYAGGAASAPTSAQGMLFNQLQQMQDQISRQQGVIEELQNQVARMKQESLERYQDLDRRIGSGAAPAATPENSSAGGDASAAAGAAAGAGAAAQAPAASSEPGDPAKEKLYYDAAFDLIKAKDFDKASQAFAAFLRKYPNSQYAGNAQYWLGEVNLAKGDLQGAGQAFAKVSQLYPKHAKVPDSLYKLADVERRLGHTDKVKGILQQVVAQYPGTSAAQLAQRDLQRM; encoded by the coding sequence ATGCGAACGTGCCGTCGTGCTGTAACTGTTCTGGCTCTCAGCCTCGCGCCGCTTGCGGCGTGGGCTGCGGTTCCTGTGGTCGATGACAACTCCGGTTATAACAATAGCGGGAGCAGTTATCCGCCTGCAGGTTACGGTACGAACGGCGCCTATGCCGGGGGAGCGGCTTCGGCCCCTACCTCGGCACAAGGCATGCTGTTCAACCAATTGCAACAGATGCAGGATCAGATATCGCGCCAGCAAGGTGTGATTGAAGAACTGCAGAATCAGGTTGCGCGCATGAAGCAGGAATCCCTGGAGCGATACCAGGATCTTGATCGGCGCATAGGATCCGGTGCTGCACCTGCCGCGACTCCTGAGAATTCTTCTGCCGGTGGCGATGCAAGTGCTGCTGCCGGTGCTGCCGCTGGCGCCGGGGCTGCTGCCCAGGCACCTGCTGCAAGCAGTGAACCGGGTGATCCGGCCAAGGAAAAGCTGTATTACGATGCCGCTTTCGACCTGATCAAAGCCAAGGATTTCGACAAGGCCAGCCAGGCTTTTGCCGCTTTCCTGCGCAAATACCCGAACAGCCAATACGCGGGCAACGCCCAGTACTGGTTGGGTGAAGTGAATCTGGCCAAAGGCGATCTGCAAGGTGCAGGTCAGGCTTTCGCCAAGGTTTCGCAGCTCTATCCCAAGCACGCCAAAGTGCCGGATTCGCTGTACAAGCTGGCTGATGTAGAGCGTCGCCTCGGTCATACCGACAAGGTCAAAGGCATTCTGCAGCAGGTGGTCGCCCAATATCCGGGTACCTCGGCTGCGCAGTTGGCCCAGCGCGATCTGCAACGCATGTAA
- the pal gene encoding peptidoglycan-associated lipoprotein Pal — translation MEMLKFGKFAALALAMAVAVGCSSKGGDNAGEGAVDPNAGYGANTGAVDGSLSEEAALRAITTFYFEYDSSDLKPEAMRALDVHAKDLKANGARVVLEGNTDERGTREYNMALGERRAKAVQRYLVLQGVSPAQLELVSYGEERPVATGNDEQSWAQNRRVELRK, via the coding sequence ATGGAAATGCTGAAGTTTGGTAAATTTGCTGCGCTGGCTCTGGCCATGGCTGTAGCTGTAGGTTGCTCGTCCAAAGGCGGCGACAACGCCGGTGAAGGCGCTGTTGATCCAAACGCTGGTTACGGCGCAAACACTGGTGCCGTTGACGGTTCCCTGAGCGAAGAAGCTGCTCTGCGCGCAATCACCACCTTCTACTTCGAATACGACAGCTCGGACCTGAAGCCAGAAGCCATGCGCGCTCTGGACGTTCACGCCAAAGACCTGAAAGCAAACGGCGCTCGCGTTGTTCTGGAAGGCAACACCGACGAACGTGGTACTCGTGAGTACAACATGGCACTGGGCGAGCGTCGTGCGAAAGCCGTTCAACGCTACCTGGTACTGCAAGGTGTTTCCCCAGCTCAGCTGGAACTGGTTTCCTACGGCGAAGAGCGTCCAGTTGCTACCGGCAACGACGAGCAGTCCTGGGCTCAAAACCGTCGCGTCGAACTGCGTAAGTAA
- the tolB gene encoding Tol-Pal system beta propeller repeat protein TolB: MLVVICCMAGIAMADEKNILVTSGSDRATPIAVVPFGMQGGAVLPDDMAEIIGNDLRNSGYYSPIPKQNMISQPSQPSEIIFRDWKAVGAQYMMVGSIAPAGGRLQVQWALFNVATEQKVADGSVSGTTEQLRDMAHFISDQSFQKLTGIEGAFSTRLLYVTAERFSEKNTRYTLQRSDYDGARAVTLLQSREPILSPRFAPDGKRIAYVSFEQKRPRIFMQNIDTGRREQITNFEGLNGAPAWSPNGDRLAFVLSKDGNPDIYVMNLASRQISRVTNGQGINTEPFWGKDGSTIYFTSDRGGKPQIYKTSVGGGGAERVTFIGNYNANPKLSADEKTLVMIHRQDGFTNFKVAAQDLQRGSVKILTDSTLDESPTVAPNGTMVIYATRQQGRGVLMLVSINGRVRLPLPTAQGEVREPSWSPYLK; encoded by the coding sequence ATGCTGGTCGTGATCTGCTGCATGGCAGGGATCGCGATGGCGGATGAAAAGAACATTCTGGTCACCAGCGGCAGCGATCGGGCAACCCCGATCGCCGTTGTACCGTTCGGTATGCAAGGCGGTGCCGTGCTGCCTGATGATATGGCTGAAATCATTGGTAACGATTTGCGCAACTCGGGCTACTACTCGCCGATTCCAAAGCAAAACATGATCAGCCAGCCAAGCCAGCCGAGCGAAATCATCTTCCGTGACTGGAAGGCGGTAGGTGCTCAATACATGATGGTCGGCAGCATTGCTCCAGCCGGCGGTCGCCTGCAGGTGCAGTGGGCACTGTTCAACGTGGCCACCGAACAGAAAGTGGCTGACGGCAGTGTTTCCGGCACCACCGAGCAACTGCGCGACATGGCGCACTTCATCTCTGATCAGTCGTTCCAGAAGCTGACCGGTATTGAAGGTGCGTTTTCGACTCGCCTGCTGTACGTGACGGCTGAGCGCTTCTCCGAGAAGAACACCCGTTACACCCTGCAACGTTCTGACTATGACGGTGCCCGTGCCGTGACTCTGCTGCAATCGCGCGAGCCGATCCTGTCGCCGCGCTTCGCACCGGATGGCAAACGCATCGCCTACGTGTCGTTCGAGCAGAAGCGTCCGCGCATCTTCATGCAGAACATCGACACCGGTCGCCGTGAGCAGATCACCAACTTCGAAGGTCTGAACGGCGCGCCAGCCTGGTCGCCGAACGGTGATCGCCTGGCGTTCGTGCTGTCGAAGGACGGTAACCCGGATATCTACGTGATGAATCTGGCTTCGCGCCAGATCAGTCGCGTAACGAATGGCCAGGGCATCAATACCGAACCGTTCTGGGGCAAGGATGGCTCGACTATCTACTTCACCTCCGACCGTGGCGGCAAGCCGCAGATCTATAAAACCAGCGTCGGTGGCGGTGGTGCCGAGCGTGTTACGTTCATTGGCAACTACAACGCCAACCCGAAACTGTCGGCAGATGAAAAGACTTTGGTGATGATTCATCGTCAGGATGGCTTCACCAATTTCAAGGTGGCAGCTCAGGATCTGCAGCGAGGTAGTGTAAAGATCCTCACTGATAGCACTCTGGACGAGTCACCTACTGTTGCGCCCAACGGCACCATGGTAATCTACGCCACCCGCCAACAGGGCCGGGGAGTCTTGATGCTCGTGTCCATTAATGGACGCGTTAGGCTCCCGCTTCCTACCGCTCAAGGCGAAGTCAGAGAACCGTCCTGGTCCCCTTACCTGAAGTGA
- the tolA gene encoding cell envelope integrity protein TolA: protein MQQQREPSASESYFWPSVLAIVLHVLVFGMLFVSFAFTPELPPAKPIVQATLYQLKSKSQATTQTNQKIAGEAKKSAARQTEVEQMEQKKVEQEEIKAAAEQKKEEAAQKAEEAKKADESKKADEAKKADEAKKADEAKKTAEAKKAEEKQLADIAKKKSEEEAKKAAEEEAKKAAAEEAKKKIVEDAKKKAAEDAKKKAEAEEAKKKIADEAKKKAAADAAKKKAQDAARKSTEDKKAQALADLLSDTPQRQQALADEQGDEVAGSFDDLIRARAAEGWARPPSARKGMTVVLQIGMLPDGTVTSVSVAKSSGDGPFDASAVAAVKNIGRLTEMQGMKPSDFAPYRSFKMTFTPEDLAL, encoded by the coding sequence ATGCAGCAACAGCGAGAGCCGTCCGCCTCGGAAAGCTACTTCTGGCCTAGTGTTCTGGCGATTGTCCTGCACGTGCTGGTGTTCGGCATGCTGTTCGTCAGTTTTGCCTTTACACCGGAACTGCCGCCGGCCAAACCGATCGTCCAGGCGACCCTGTACCAACTGAAATCGAAAAGTCAGGCAACCACCCAGACCAATCAGAAGATTGCGGGTGAGGCGAAGAAATCCGCCGCGCGCCAGACCGAAGTCGAGCAGATGGAGCAGAAGAAGGTCGAGCAGGAAGAGATCAAGGCCGCTGCGGAACAAAAGAAAGAAGAAGCGGCTCAAAAAGCCGAGGAAGCCAAGAAGGCCGACGAGTCGAAGAAAGCAGACGAGGCGAAAAAGGCTGACGAAGCCAAAAAAGCCGACGAAGCCAAGAAGACCGCCGAAGCCAAGAAGGCTGAAGAGAAACAATTGGCTGATATAGCCAAGAAGAAATCTGAAGAAGAAGCGAAAAAGGCTGCTGAAGAAGAGGCCAAGAAAGCCGCTGCTGAAGAAGCCAAGAAGAAGATTGTCGAAGACGCGAAGAAGAAAGCCGCCGAAGACGCCAAGAAGAAAGCTGAAGCTGAAGAGGCGAAGAAGAAAATCGCCGACGAAGCGAAGAAGAAAGCTGCTGCCGATGCTGCGAAGAAGAAAGCGCAGGATGCGGCACGTAAATCGACCGAAGACAAAAAGGCTCAGGCCTTGGCCGATTTGCTTTCCGACACGCCGCAGCGCCAGCAGGCCTTGGCCGATGAGCAGGGCGACGAAGTCGCGGGCAGTTTCGATGACCTGATTCGTGCGCGAGCTGCGGAAGGCTGGGCTCGTCCACCTTCGGCACGCAAAGGCATGACGGTGGTGTTGCAGATCGGCATGTTGCCGGACGGTACGGTGACTTCGGTCAGCGTGGCCAAGTCCAGTGGCGATGGTCCGTTCGATGCTTCGGCAGTGGCAGCGGTCAAAAATATTGGACGTTTGACAGAAATGCAGGGAATGAAGCCGAGCGATTTCGCTCCGTATCGTTCATTCAAGATGACATTCACACCTGAGGATCTAGCCTTGTGA
- the tolR gene encoding protein TolR, producing the protein MARARKKRKPVAEMNVVPYIDVMLVLLVIFMVTAPMLNQGVKVDLPKVSSEALPQDNNTQVLTISIKADKTYYWNLGSEVDTEKQQDRAMTLPQMTDAVTKIIRAGTEGGKRTQVFIRGDKTVDYGSVMGAMGGLQKAGVGNVGLITEAP; encoded by the coding sequence ATCGCTCGAGCTCGCAAAAAGCGCAAGCCGGTTGCCGAGATGAACGTGGTGCCTTACATCGACGTGATGTTGGTACTGCTGGTCATCTTCATGGTGACCGCGCCGATGCTCAATCAGGGCGTGAAAGTTGATCTGCCCAAGGTTTCCAGCGAAGCCTTGCCGCAGGACAACAACACTCAGGTCCTGACCATTTCGATCAAGGCTGACAAGACCTACTACTGGAACCTTGGCAGCGAAGTCGATACCGAGAAGCAACAGGACAGGGCCATGACCCTGCCGCAAATGACCGACGCGGTGACCAAGATCATTCGTGCCGGCACTGAAGGCGGCAAGCGTACCCAAGTCTTCATCCGCGGTGACAAGACCGTCGATTATGGTTCCGTCATGGGCGCCATGGGCGGGTTGCAGAAAGCCGGGGTCGGTAATGTTGGTTTGATTACCGAGGCCCCCTGA
- the tolQ gene encoding protein TolQ, whose translation MEANVVDHSSMWSLVSNASIVVQLVMLTLVAASVTSWIMIFQRSNLLRAGRRALESFEERFWSGIDLSKLYRQAGSNPDPDSGVEQIFRAGFKEFSRLRQQPGVDPEAVMEGVARAMRVAISREEEKLEQSLPFLATVGSVSPYIGLFGTVWGIMNSFRGLASAQQATLATVAPGIAEALIATAIGLFAAIPAVIAYNRFAARSETLLGRYYTFADEFQAILHRKVHTSEE comes from the coding sequence GTGGAAGCTAACGTCGTCGACCATTCCTCCATGTGGAGCCTGGTCAGCAATGCCAGCATCGTGGTGCAGTTGGTAATGTTGACCCTGGTGGCCGCATCGGTGACCTCATGGATCATGATCTTTCAGCGCAGCAATCTGCTGCGCGCCGGTCGACGTGCCCTGGAGAGCTTCGAAGAGCGCTTCTGGTCGGGTATCGACCTGTCCAAGCTGTACCGTCAGGCGGGCAGCAACCCTGACCCTGATTCGGGTGTGGAGCAGATCTTCCGCGCCGGTTTCAAGGAATTCTCCCGTCTGCGTCAGCAGCCAGGTGTCGATCCTGAAGCAGTGATGGAAGGCGTGGCCCGTGCCATGCGCGTCGCCATCTCCCGTGAAGAAGAGAAACTGGAGCAGAGCCTGCCGTTCCTCGCCACCGTCGGTTCGGTCAGCCCGTACATCGGTCTGTTCGGTACCGTGTGGGGCATCATGAACTCCTTCCGCGGTCTGGCCAGCGCCCAGCAAGCAACCCTGGCCACTGTGGCCCCGGGTATCGCCGAAGCTCTGATCGCTACTGCGATCGGTCTGTTCGCGGCGATCCCTGCGGTTATCGCTTACAACCGTTTCGCCGCTCGCAGCGAAACCTTGTTGGGCCGCTACTACACCTTCGCCGATGAATTCCAGGCGATCCTGCACCGCAAAGTGCACACTAGCGAAGAATAA
- the ybgC gene encoding tol-pal system-associated acyl-CoA thioesterase produces MRAQNGLESFAHRCRVYYEDTDAGGIVYYVNYLKFMERARTERLRELGFAQSQLAGEDLLFVVHSSEARYHAPARLDDELLVSADVIELNRVSLRFKQQVRRATDNVLLCEGQFLVACVRTNSLKPRALPEDLRAAFADAVGPGTHSKQEIKRGS; encoded by the coding sequence ATGCGCGCGCAAAACGGGCTTGAGTCGTTCGCACATCGTTGTCGCGTTTATTACGAGGACACCGATGCGGGCGGCATCGTGTATTACGTTAATTACCTCAAGTTTATGGAACGGGCTCGAACCGAGCGGCTTCGCGAGCTGGGCTTTGCCCAATCGCAGCTGGCAGGGGAGGACCTGTTGTTTGTCGTGCACTCCAGCGAAGCGCGCTACCACGCGCCGGCGCGACTGGATGACGAACTGCTGGTAAGCGCTGATGTAATCGAATTGAACCGGGTCAGCCTGCGCTTCAAACAGCAGGTCAGGCGGGCAACGGATAATGTGCTGCTCTGTGAGGGGCAGTTTTTGGTGGCCTGTGTGCGCACTAACAGTTTGAAACCCCGGGCCCTTCCCGAAGACTTGCGTGCGGCCTTTGCCGACGCGGTCGGCCCGGGTACACACTCAAAGCAGGAGATAAAGCGTGGAAGCTAA
- the ruvB gene encoding Holliday junction branch migration DNA helicase RuvB — protein sequence MIEADRLITAAHSPREREEVQDRAIRPVSLADYIGQPTVREQMELFIQAARGRSESLDHTLIFGPPGLGKTTLANIIAQEMGVSIKSTSGPVLERPGDLAALLTNLEPHDVLFIDEIHRLSPIVEEVLYPAMEDFQLDIMIGEGPAARSIKLDLPPFTLVGATTRAGMLTNPLRDRFGIVQRLEFYSTADLATIVSRSAAILGLPLDPEGSFEIARRARGTPRIANRLLRRVRDFAEVRAKGHITKAVADLALNLLDVDEHGFDHQDRRLLLTMIEKFDGGPVGIDSLAAAISEERHTIEDVLEPYLIQQGYIMRTPRGRVVTRHAYLHFGLNIPSRMGEMPVADEFLDAVDD from the coding sequence GTGATTGAAGCTGATCGTCTGATCACCGCCGCGCACAGCCCGCGCGAGCGCGAAGAAGTCCAGGACCGCGCGATTCGTCCGGTCAGTCTGGCCGACTATATTGGCCAGCCGACCGTGCGCGAGCAGATGGAGCTGTTCATCCAGGCCGCCCGTGGCCGTAGCGAATCCCTCGATCACACGCTGATCTTCGGCCCGCCGGGTCTGGGCAAGACCACGCTGGCCAATATCATCGCCCAGGAAATGGGCGTGTCGATCAAGAGCACTTCCGGTCCGGTACTGGAGCGTCCGGGCGATCTGGCGGCGTTGCTGACCAATCTTGAGCCGCACGACGTACTGTTTATCGACGAAATCCATCGTCTGTCGCCGATCGTTGAAGAAGTGCTGTACCCGGCGATGGAAGATTTCCAGCTCGACATCATGATTGGCGAAGGGCCTGCAGCGCGTTCGATCAAACTCGATCTGCCGCCGTTTACCCTGGTTGGCGCAACCACTCGCGCCGGCATGCTGACCAACCCGTTGCGTGACCGCTTCGGTATCGTCCAGCGTCTGGAGTTCTACAGCACGGCTGATCTGGCGACGATTGTCAGCCGTTCCGCAGCCATCCTCGGTCTGCCGCTGGATCCGGAAGGCTCGTTCGAAATCGCGCGTCGGGCCCGTGGTACGCCGCGAATTGCCAACCGTTTGCTGCGCCGGGTGCGCGATTTCGCCGAAGTCCGTGCTAAAGGTCATATCACCAAAGCGGTGGCAGACCTGGCGTTGAACCTGCTGGATGTCGACGAACATGGTTTCGATCATCAGGATCGGCGTCTGCTGCTGACCATGATCGAGAAGTTCGATGGTGGCCCGGTCGGCATCGACAGTCTCGCCGCTGCGATCAGCGAAGAGCGCCACACGATTGAAGATGTGCTGGAGCCGTATCTGATCCAGCAGGGTTACATCATGCGCACGCCACGGGGCAGGGTGGTGACGCGGCATGCGTACCTGCACTTTGGTTTAAACATTCCGTCACGAATGGGTGAAATGCCCGTGGCAGACGAGTTTCTCGATGCCGTGGACGATTGA
- the ruvA gene encoding Holliday junction branch migration protein RuvA: MIGRLRGTLAEKQPPHLILDVNGLGYELEVPMTTLYRLPSVGEPLTLHTHLVVREDAQLLYGFSGKRERDFFRELIRLNGVGPKLALALMSSLEVDELVRCVQSQDTSALTKVPGVGKKTAERLLVELKDRFKAWETSPAMFALVPNQPDGPAPVNTAENDAVSALISLGYKPQEASKAITAIKDKNLSSEDLIRRALKGMI; the protein is encoded by the coding sequence GTGATTGGACGCTTGCGCGGCACCCTGGCTGAGAAACAGCCGCCGCACCTGATTCTGGATGTAAACGGCCTCGGGTATGAGCTGGAAGTGCCCATGACTACCCTTTATCGCCTGCCGTCGGTCGGTGAACCGCTGACCCTGCACACGCATTTGGTCGTACGCGAAGACGCGCAACTGCTCTATGGTTTTTCCGGTAAGCGTGAGCGAGACTTTTTTCGCGAGTTGATCCGTCTCAATGGTGTCGGGCCGAAATTAGCCCTGGCGTTGATGTCGAGTCTGGAAGTCGACGAGCTGGTTCGCTGTGTGCAGTCGCAGGACACCTCGGCGCTGACCAAGGTGCCGGGCGTCGGCAAGAAAACCGCAGAACGTCTCCTGGTCGAACTGAAAGACCGCTTCAAGGCCTGGGAAACGTCGCCGGCCATGTTCGCGCTGGTACCGAATCAACCGGACGGCCCGGCGCCGGTCAATACCGCCGAAAACGATGCGGTCAGCGCGCTGATTTCCCTGGGGTACAAGCCGCAGGAAGCGAGCAAGGCGATTACCGCCATCAAGGACAAGAATTTGAGCAGCGAAGACCTGATCCGCCGTGCCCTGAAGGGAATGATTTAA
- the ruvC gene encoding crossover junction endodeoxyribonuclease RuvC, whose product MTLILGIDPGSRITGYGIVRDTGRGGCIYVASGCIRTGAGELHERLQIVYRGVREIIQTYGPVTMGIEKVFMAKNADSALKLGQARGAAIVAGAEESLEIAEYTATQVKQAVVGTGAANKEQVQMMVMHMLKLTSKPQIDASDALAIAICHAHTRSSLLPHGLGTARSRGGRLRL is encoded by the coding sequence ATGACTTTAATTCTTGGTATCGACCCCGGTTCGCGCATTACCGGTTACGGCATTGTTCGAGATACCGGGCGTGGTGGCTGTATCTATGTGGCCTCGGGCTGTATCCGCACCGGCGCTGGCGAACTGCACGAGCGCCTGCAAATCGTCTATCGCGGCGTGCGCGAAATCATCCAGACGTACGGCCCGGTCACCATGGGTATCGAAAAAGTCTTCATGGCGAAAAACGCCGATTCGGCGCTGAAACTCGGTCAGGCTCGCGGCGCTGCAATCGTGGCTGGCGCTGAAGAGAGCCTGGAGATCGCCGAGTACACGGCCACTCAGGTCAAGCAGGCTGTAGTCGGCACTGGCGCCGCCAATAAAGAACAGGTGCAGATGATGGTCATGCACATGCTCAAGCTCACCAGCAAACCGCAAATCGACGCCTCGGACGCTCTGGCCATTGCCATTTGCCATGCGCACACCCGTTCCAGTCTGCTGCCGCACGGCCTGGGAACGGCACGCAGTCGTGGCGGGCGCCTGCGTCTCTGA
- a CDS encoding YebC/PmpR family DNA-binding transcriptional regulator yields MAGHSKWANIKHRKERQDAKRGKIFTKWIRELTVAARQGGGDPGSNPRLRLALDKALSANMSRDIIDRAVARGAGATEADNVEELTYEGYGPGGVAVMVECMTDNRNRTAAAVRHAFSKCGGNLGTDGSVAYLFERKGHISFAPGVDEDALTEAALEADADDVVSHEDGSIDVFTSFTSFYAVRNALEAAGFKGDDAEIVMQPTTSAELDLEGAEKVLKLIDMLEDLDDVQNVYSNADIPEDVAAQLG; encoded by the coding sequence ATGGCAGGTCATTCCAAGTGGGCGAACATCAAGCACCGCAAAGAACGTCAGGATGCCAAGAGAGGCAAGATTTTTACCAAGTGGATCCGCGAACTGACCGTTGCGGCCCGTCAGGGCGGCGGTGATCCCGGCTCCAACCCGCGTCTGCGTCTGGCGCTGGACAAGGCGCTGAGCGCCAACATGAGCCGCGACATCATTGACCGTGCCGTCGCGCGCGGCGCCGGTGCCACCGAAGCGGACAACGTTGAAGAGCTGACTTACGAAGGTTATGGCCCCGGCGGCGTGGCGGTGATGGTCGAGTGCATGACCGACAACCGCAACCGTACTGCGGCAGCCGTTCGTCATGCGTTCAGCAAGTGCGGTGGCAACCTCGGTACCGACGGTTCGGTTGCGTATCTGTTCGAACGCAAAGGCCATATCAGCTTCGCGCCGGGCGTCGATGAAGACGCACTGACCGAAGCGGCGCTGGAAGCCGATGCCGATGACGTGGTCAGCCACGAAGACGGCTCGATCGATGTGTTCACCTCGTTCACCAGTTTCTATGCCGTGCGTAACGCGCTGGAAGCCGCTGGATTCAAGGGCGATGACGCGGAAATCGTCATGCAGCCGACCACTAGCGCCGAACTGGATCTGGAAGGCGCGGAAAAGGTGCTCAAGCTGATTGACATGCTTGAGGATCTGGATGATGTGCAGAACGTCTACTCCAACGCGGACATTCCGGAAGACGTGGCCGCTCAGCTCGGTTGA